The genomic interval CGATGTCGCGGACCTGCCCGCCTTTTCGCGCGCGCTCGGCATGAACGAGCGCCAGCTGACCGATCTGTTCCGCCGCTGGTGTGGCCTCAGCCCCAAAAGCTTTGCGCAAGCGGTGGCGCTCGACCATGCCAAGTCGCTGCTGCGGAGCAAGGAGAGCGTGCTCGACACCACCTATGAGGTAGGCCTGAGCTCAACCTCGCGGCTGCACGATCTGTTCGTGACCTATGAAGCCATGCCCCCCGGCGTGTTCCGCGCCGGCGGCGAAGGGCTCGACATGTTCTGGGGCACCGCGCCATCGCCGTTCGGCACCGCCGTGGTGACGGCCACCGAATATGGCATGTCGGGTCTAGGCTTTGCCGATGACCAGACCAGCGTTGAGCAGGCCTTCGAAGACCTGGCCAATCGCTGGCCCAATGCCCGGTTCAGGCGAGACGACGCCCGCGTCGCCCCGATGATCGCCGAGGCGTTCGATCCGGCGCGCTGGTCGGCAGACCGGCCGGTGCGGGTGGTGCTGATCGGGACCGACTTTGAGGTCAAGGTCTGGGAGACGCTGCTCAAGATTCCGGTCGGGCAGGCGACGACCTATCAAAGCGTCGCCAACCATATCGGCCGGCCGACAGCCTCGCGGGCCGTGGGCGCGGCGGTGGGCAAGAACCCGATTTCATTCGTGGTGCCGTGTCATCGCGTGGTCGGCAGCACTGGCGCATTGACCGGATACCACTGGGGCGTGCCACGCAAGCGGGCGATATTGGGCTGGGAAGCCGGGGTGATTTCGGCGGCGCATTGAGGGGGGGCTTCTTCACCTCGCCCCTGAGGGGAGAGGGGGCTGCGTAGCAGCGGGTGAGGGGTTCGGGGGTTGGCGGGGGCAGAGTGGGTGGACGAGCACTGAACCCCTCACCCTGGCCCTCTCCCCTCAGGGGAGAGGGGACTGGTCCGGTGCGTGGGGGAGATGGTGCCTCACCGTTCCAACTCGCACGGCATATGTCCTCATGCCATTCGAGCGTAGCTCTCATGGCCTTCGCGACTAAAATCGCTCCACTGGAGCGATTTTGCCTTTGGCACGTCTCGAAGTTTCACGTGAATCCGCCGCGCGGGGTGGAACAATCACCTCGGGCGTGGCTTAGTCACCCAGGAAACACTGGGGGCGTCCATGCCGGTTACTACGCGGTCGATCATCATCGGGATTTTTCTTGTCGCGGCGCTGATCCTCGCCTGGCACCTGTCGCACATCCTTTTGGTGATCTTTGCCGGCATCCTGATTGCCTGCGTGCTCGACTCTGCCGTGCGGGCATTGGGGCGCATCTTGCCCGCGCCGCGCCCGGTGCTGCTGACCCTTGTCAGTTTTGCCATTTTGATCGCCATCGGCGTCGCGCTGTCGTTTGGCGGTTTCGGGCTGTGGCGGAGTCTCCAGGATCTGTGGCGGGTCCTCGTCAGCGAGGCGACGCGGCTTTACAATCAGCTTGTCGACATGGAGCTGGTCAACGAGGTCAATCGCAGCGACTTCGAAGCCATGCTGCGCAATATGCTGCCCGACCCCGGTGGCCTGCTCAATCAAGCGGGCTCGATCTTTGGCAGCACGATTGGCGTGATCGGCGATGTGGTGATCATCGTCTTCCTCGGGCTGTTCTTTGCCATCAACCCGGTTGGCTATCGCGATGGCTTCCTTCTGCTGATCCCCACCGCGCAGCGGCCCCGCATTCTCAATGCGCTCGGCGCTTCGGGCGAAGCTTTGCGCGGCTGGATGGTGACGCAGCTGGCCATGATGGTGCTGATCGGCTCGCTGGTCGGGCTGCTACTCTGGGCGCTGGGCGTGCCCAATGCGTTCGTGCTGGCGCTGCTCGCCGGCGCGCTGAACTTCATTCCGTTTCTGGGGCCGATCTTTTCGGCTGTGCCGGTGCTGCTGACGCTGGCCGCACAGGACACGCAAGTGCTGCTGATCGGCGCGATCGGGTTGTTCCTGATCCAGAACCTTGAAGGCTATATCCTGACGCCCATGCTGCAGCAGCGCATCATCAAGCTGTCACCGGCCTGGTCGCTGAGTGTGATGGCGGTATTGGGGAGCCTGTTCGGGCTGATGGGCGTCGCGCTGGCGACACCCATTTTTGCGGTGATCCGCACCATGGTCCTCAAACTCTATGTCGAGCCAAGGGACGAAAAGCCGATCCTGTTGGGACCGGCTGAGGATCAGAGTTCGATACGCGCTTCGAGCTGACCGTCGGCGCCAATGTTGTAGATGGTTGGCTGTCCGGTGCCGATTTCGCGCTTGAGGATTTCGTCGGGGGTCAGGCCTTCAATGGCCATGACCAGCGCGCGCAGGGAATTGCCGTGGGCGGCGATCAACACGGTCTTGCCGTCCTTGAGCAGCGGCACGATCTCGGCCTGGTAATAGGGCAGGGTGCGGGCTGCGGTGTCCTTGAGGCTTTCGCCGCCGGGAGGGGGAACGTCGAACGAGCGGCGCCAGATCAGCACCTGCTCTTCGCCCCACTTCTCGCGCGCGTCGTCCTTGTTCAGGCCCGACAGGTCGCCATAGTCGCGTTCGTTGAGCGCGATATTGCGGGTGATGGTGACGTTGAGAATGCCCATCTCTTCGAGCATCAGGTCGAGCGTGTGCTGGGCGCGGCGGAGCGACGAGGTGTAATAGAGATCGGGAACGATGCCCTTGGCCTTGAGCGCCTT from Devosia sp. 2618 carries:
- a CDS encoding bifunctional helix-turn-helix domain-containing protein/methylated-DNA--[protein]-cysteine S-methyltransferase — encoded protein: MNQMTAMTPATDYETIQAAIRYLSENGPDVADLPAFSRALGMNERQLTDLFRRWCGLSPKSFAQAVALDHAKSLLRSKESVLDTTYEVGLSSTSRLHDLFVTYEAMPPGVFRAGGEGLDMFWGTAPSPFGTAVVTATEYGMSGLGFADDQTSVEQAFEDLANRWPNARFRRDDARVAPMIAEAFDPARWSADRPVRVVLIGTDFEVKVWETLLKIPVGQATTYQSVANHIGRPTASRAVGAAVGKNPISFVVPCHRVVGSTGALTGYHWGVPRKRAILGWEAGVISAAH
- a CDS encoding AI-2E family transporter, with the translated sequence MPVTTRSIIIGIFLVAALILAWHLSHILLVIFAGILIACVLDSAVRALGRILPAPRPVLLTLVSFAILIAIGVALSFGGFGLWRSLQDLWRVLVSEATRLYNQLVDMELVNEVNRSDFEAMLRNMLPDPGGLLNQAGSIFGSTIGVIGDVVIIVFLGLFFAINPVGYRDGFLLLIPTAQRPRILNALGASGEALRGWMVTQLAMMVLIGSLVGLLLWALGVPNAFVLALLAGALNFIPFLGPIFSAVPVLLTLAAQDTQVLLIGAIGLFLIQNLEGYILTPMLQQRIIKLSPAWSLSVMAVLGSLFGLMGVALATPIFAVIRTMVLKLYVEPRDEKPILLGPAEDQSSIRASS
- a CDS encoding 2,3-bisphosphoglycerate-dependent phosphoglycerate mutase; its protein translation is MTGTLILVRHGESEWNLKNLFTGWRNPDLTEKGIGEARATGKALKAKGIVPDLYYTSSLRRAQHTLDLMLEEMGILNVTITRNIALNERDYGDLSGLNKDDAREKWGEEQVLIWRRSFDVPPPGGESLKDTAARTLPYYQAEIVPLLKDGKTVLIAAHGNSLRALVMAIEGLTPDEILKREIGTGQPTIYNIGADGQLEARIEL